The Oncorhynchus tshawytscha isolate Ot180627B linkage group LG30, Otsh_v2.0, whole genome shotgun sequence genome includes a region encoding these proteins:
- the LOC112228236 gene encoding heart- and neural crest derivatives-expressed protein 1, which translates to MNLIGSYQHHHLMHETFPFVQRCHQDNPYFQSWVVNHGEVPPDFQIQSPYSTEFGAQGPAHDSQLDAPSARTGKRRASGPKKERRRTESINTAFAELRECIPNVPADTKLSKIKTLRLATSYIAYLMDVLAKDTGETEGFNAEIKKYDNRDLKRKRETNEDLQESLGNEKKFKGRTGWPQQVWALELNQ; encoded by the exons ATGAACCTTATTGGGAGCTACCAGCATCATCATCTGATGCACGAGACCTTTCCATTCGTCCAGAGGTGCCATCAAGATAACCCGTACTTCCAAAGCTGGGTGGTGAACCACGGCGAAGTCCCTCCTGATTTCCAGATCCAGTCTCCGTACTCCACGGAGTTTGGGGCTCAGGGTCCGGCTCACGACAGCCAGCTGGACGCTCCCTCAGCGCGCACTGGGAAGAGGAGAGCCTCGGGGCCGAAGAAGGAGCGGAGGAGGACGGAGAGCATCAACACTGCGTTCGCCGAACTGAGAGAATGTATACCAAACGTACCCGCAGACACGAAACTGTCCAAAATTAAAACATTACGACTAGCAACAAGTTATATTGCCTACCTAATGGACGTGCTGGCTAAAGACACTGGAGAGACCGAGGGATTCAATGCCGAAATCAAGAAATATGATAACAGAGATTTGAAACGGAAACGGGAAACG AACGAGGACCTACAAGAGTCATTAGGAAACGAGAAAAAGTTCAAAGGGCGGACAGGTTGGCCTCAGCAAGTCTGGGCTTTGGAATTGAACCAGTGA